Genomic window (Caldinitratiruptor microaerophilus):
GCCCCCCGGGCCGTGAGGTCGCCACCTCTTGCTTCGTCCGCCAGGAGCGCCCCAGCGGGCGCCTGTTGCCCGGGCCTGAAGGCGTAGAGGACGTTGCCGGGTTTGATTTGTGCTTGAACCATAGCGGCGAGACCTCCAATCGAAAGACATCTCTGTCAGTTCCATTTCGGGGTGGAACCAAAGGAGGCCGGTGGAACCTGTTCGCGCCGCTTCGGGAGCCGGTTTCAGGTTGGTTCCACGTTCCGCCCCCCCCTTATAAGGGGGGCGGTAACGTGGAACCTGAAACCCGGCGTTCCATGGAACCGACATGGAACCTCAATGGAACCTGGAACTGACGGAATCTTTGCCACGGTCAGTCAGTCTGAACCTCTTTCGCTTCAGGTCCTTCGTCACGTAACCCGTGGCCTCCAGGTCCCGAAGAATCCGACTCAGCGTCGCCTTCGGAGTCTTGGTCGTCTCCTCGAGCTGCGACCACGAGACGCCGTCGCCGTGGTCGAGGTCGTAGATGGTGTCGATGACCTTCTGCTGGTTTGGCTTCAGGTGGCCAGACTCCAGCGCCTCGATCCGCTCCCGGTGGGTCTCGAACCGCACCACGCAACTCGTCTGCCCGTCCGGCAGGTTCACGACCTCAAGCTTCAGCGGAAGCGGGTCGAAACGCGCGCCGTAGCGCATGGCATCGCAGGAGAGGGTCAAAGAGCCGCTGTCATCCACCAGCACGAACATGCCGTCCACGGCGCCACGGAGGGCCGTGCTGCCGCGTTCCTGCTGGCCGGCCTTGTTCGTATGGTGCAGCACGAGCACGGCGGCGCCGGTTTCGGCACGGATGCGGTCCAGGGCCTGCACGGCCTCGCCCACGTCCTTGGCGCTGTTCTCGTCCCCGGCGGGCAGGCACCGGGCGAGGGTGTCGAAGATGATCAGCGCCGGCGGTTCCGGCATTGTGGCCGTGTACTGAAGGAACCCGTCCACGTCGGCCTGCGACAGCAGGTTGACCGGCCGCAGCACGAACGTGACGGCATCATCTGGCACCGGGACGCCGCGGTGCTGTTCTAGCCATGCCCGGATGCGGTTGCTGAGGTCGCCCTGACCTTCGGCGAGCACATACACCACGCGCCCCTTCCGGGTGGCGTGCCCCATCCAGACGACTCCGGAGGCCACGTGGAGCGCCAGATCCAGGGCAAGGAAGGACTTGCCGGTCTTTGGCTGGCTGTATAGCACCGACAGGCTACCCCGCACCGCCACGCCCTCGATGAGCCAGTCCGGCGCCGGCATGTCCAGCACGTCGCGGATGCTCAACCCGGCGAACTTCGTGGGCTCCCGTGGACGCTCCCCAACCTGCTCGCGCCTCTCCGCGCGCGCCCTCTCCAGGCGTGTGCGCCAGCCGGGTTCGAGCACGTCCCGAAGGTCGGCGAAGTTCTTCCCCTGGCAACCGTTGTGGTGGCACCCCGCCGAGATGTGACCGTCGGGCCACTGGATGACGAAGGCGCTGCGGTTCGTATGAGCCGGATTCCAGGGGCAGGGGTTTAGGATGTACTTGGTGGCGCCGTTCCCGTAGGGACCTTCGGCGACGATTGGAGCGCCGTGTTGGCGCAACCACCACCCGACATCATCGATCCAAAGCGGCCCCAGGTCCTGCCTTCTGGCCGGCCGCTCCGGCGCTTTCTCGGGCGGCGCCAGGGCCAAGAGCTGGTCCATCATCTCCAGCGTGACGATGCCATCCTCAAGGCTCATGCGGCTCGCTCCTTGGCCAAGTAAGGAGGCACGTACAGAATCCGGCTCAGCCGGTGCGGGCGCTCCGGTGTGCTGTCGCCCTTGCGGGACGTGGTTCCGTAAAGTTTCCAGATGCGCGCCGCGTTGGCGACACTCGTGTCGATGGACACCATC
Coding sequences:
- a CDS encoding AAA family ATPase, whose amino-acid sequence is MSLEDGIVTLEMMDQLLALAPPEKAPERPARRQDLGPLWIDDVGWWLRQHGAPIVAEGPYGNGATKYILNPCPWNPAHTNRSAFVIQWPDGHISAGCHHNGCQGKNFADLRDVLEPGWRTRLERARAERREQVGERPREPTKFAGLSIRDVLDMPAPDWLIEGVAVRGSLSVLYSQPKTGKSFLALDLALHVASGVVWMGHATRKGRVVYVLAEGQGDLSNRIRAWLEQHRGVPVPDDAVTFVLRPVNLLSQADVDGFLQYTATMPEPPALIIFDTLARCLPAGDENSAKDVGEAVQALDRIRAETGAAVLVLHHTNKAGQQERGSTALRGAVDGMFVLVDDSGSLTLSCDAMRYGARFDPLPLKLEVVNLPDGQTSCVVRFETHRERIEALESGHLKPNQQKVIDTIYDLDHGDGVSWSQLEETTKTPKATLSRILRDLEATGYVTKDLKRKRFRLTDRGKDSVSSRFH